From the genome of Oxyura jamaicensis isolate SHBP4307 breed ruddy duck chromosome 2, BPBGC_Ojam_1.0, whole genome shotgun sequence, one region includes:
- the PKIA gene encoding cAMP-dependent protein kinase inhibitor alpha yields MTDVESTYADFIASGRTGRRNALHDILVSSPGGNSSELALKLSELDINKAEGEGDAQRNPSEQTGEAQGEAAKQES; encoded by the exons ATGACTGATGTGGAATCTACATATGCAGACTTCATTGCTTCAGGAAGAACAGGTAGAAGAAATGCACTACATGACATACTTGTGTCCTCTCCAGGTGGTAACTCTAGTGAACTAGCCTTAAAGTTATCAGAGCTTGATATAAACAAAGCAG aaggagaaggagatgcACAACGAAATCCAAGTGAGCAAACGGGGGAGGCCCAAGGGGAGGCAGCAAAGCAAGAAAGCTGA